The stretch of DNA CGACTGaagatcaagaataaaaaacGAGAACAAGATTGTTATGTGTAGGGGATAAGTACAGAGATTTCTAGAGACTACTATCTAGtagattgatttattttatcgATTTGGTTTATTGAAAAGTTGACACTTTTATTAAGTCTTAAGGAGTTGATTTATTTGTTAGGTTATTATTTTGATGACCTTGTAGATGGATATACATATTTGCTGGGAATAGATGAATTTATATTCATAGATATTTTTGGAAATAAATGAGGTTATGTTTATGAAGTCTTTTGGAATATCCATTTGTATTGTGAAAGATGGTTATAGGGGACAAGTGGTAACTCTTCGACCTCTTCGGGACTGGGCGTTACACAGCTCCTCTCTCACctaaatagaaaacaaaatctGGACTCTTGGTTTTCTagaaagaaggaaaggaaaaaggcTTTAGAGATTAGAGATAGTATGCTGTGGTTATATTTAACATGAGAGTTGCTATGCATCAACAACGGTTTGGATCCACACTGcacttactttttattttttatttcttgtaaatGTCAACCCTCATCTAcatctctttcatctctctctctcatcatgcTCTCTCCtcaggtctctctctcctctctctctctctcatcaagctctctctctctcgtaaaGCTCGTTCTCATGaaacccctctctctcctcaagctgtCACTCTCCTCAAGGTTTCTCtctgacctctctctctcctccagtactctctctctctctcacttcaaACTGTCGGTTGAttcaatgagaaagaaaaaactcaaattgTAAAATCGATTGACACGTAAAGTGTGGCGTGTGGGATTTAACATGGTGGCCGATGTGAATATTCTCTCTTaattaaaaaacacatttttcttAGGTTTGACTTTTCTTGTATCTTATAGTTTTCTCTTCACCAACCTGGGAACAAAGTTGATCTCCTTGCTAGCCAGTAGCCACCATGATCGATGTTCATTTCTGCTCATTCATCTTCCCAGTGTTTCTAATCATTTCAGCCCTCTTGATCCGATCCATTTTCAACAAGCTCTCGCGGCCAACCACCGATATTAGCTTGCCTCCGAGTCCTCCTGCCTTGCCAATCATCGGTCACCTCCACCTTCTAACCCCACCATTGTACAAATGTTTCCAAATCCTCTCTGCCCAATACGGCCCTCTACTTTATCTTCGCTTTGGCGCATCACGGTGCCTGCTCGTTTCCTCAGCCTCTATAGCTGCTGAAATCTTTAAAACCCACGACCTCGCCTTTGCTTCTCAGCCTCTATTCGCCTTTTCCGACAAGTTACAGTACGGAACTTCAGGATTCATCAATGCCCCATATGGTGATTACTGGAGGTTCATGAAAAGGCTCTGCGTCAAGGAGCTTCTCGGCACGCGACAGCTCGAGCGGTCACGGCCAGTTAGACGTGAAGAAATCGAGAGGCTGCTGCGGAGAGTGATGGAGATTGCTCGAGATAAAGAGGCTGCAATCGATATGGGTGCTGAGTTGATGAGGCTTACAAACAATACGACATGCAGGATGGTGATGAGCACTAGGTGTTCAGAGCAAGATGGAGAGGCAGAGAGGGTAATACAGCTTGTGAAGGAGGCCTTTGAGTTGGCTGCAAAGATGTGTTTTGGGGATGTGTTGGGCCCTTTGAAGAAACTGGGCTTTTGGGTTTATGGGAAACAGGCTATGGATGTGACCAGGAGGTATGATGAGATTTTGGAGAGGGTTCTTAAGGAGCATGAAGATAGATGGAAGAGTGAAGGAGTTGAGAGAGAAGATAAGGACTTGATGGATTTACTCCTGGAGATTTGTCAAGATGATGAAGAAGCTGAGGTCAAGATCACAAGGACCCATATCAAGGCCTTTTTTCTGGTAAATTTCTCACCCTtctacttctctctctctctctctttctctctctctctctctctctcacacacacacactacggaaaaaataaaaatgagacaAGTCAATTTCAAGATATAAAGTAAGTCTATGAACTAAAAGACTCCAATTTCATGATCATCTCAATTGATTTTTGGTCTTATCACTTATATATGCCAGGATCTCTTCATTGCTGGCACTGAAACTTCAGCAGAAGCCATGCAATGGGTAATGGCTGAGTTGATTAATCATCCCTGCGTATTCAAGAAGGTCAGAGAAGAAATAGAATCCATTGTTGGAAAAACTAAACTAGTTGAAGAATTAGATACCGCAAATCTCCCTTACTTGCAAGCGGTTGTGAAGGAAACACTAAGACTACACCCACCTGGCCCTGTGACACTACGAGAATGCCGCCAACGATGCAAAATCAATGGGTTTGATATTCCAGAAAAAACTGCAGTGGCTATCAATCTTTATGCCATCATGAGGGATGAAGATTCATGGGATGATCCTAACGAGTTCTGCCCAGAGAGGTTCTTTGTTTCCTTCAAGGAGAAAGATAAAGACCAATATCAAAGCGAAGAAACGGGACAAACATTCTTCAACTTTGTTCCCTTTAGGGCTGGAAGGAGAGGGTGCCCAGGAACAACACTGGCATTCAGCTTGATGAATACCGCGATTGCAGCTTTGGTTCAATGCTTTGACTGGAAGGTTTTTGGCGATGGCGATAAGGTGGATTTGCAATCTGGGCCGGGCATGTCATTGGGCATGGCTCGCCCACTTATATAACTCGTCCCGTTGTTAACTTTTACCCGTTTGCTGCCGCAACATAATCATATCTTCATCTACATAAACAAAATGTGCAGAATTATGCGGACTTCGAAAGGCCAAACGTTTTGTTTTAAAGAATAAGTAAAACTGGAAGGACTGTTCATCTGGTTCCGGCCAAGTGAAAGGTCTTCTTCAGTTATCTTCCCCATCAGTTATAAAAAGTTTGGATTAGCACTTTCTCaaatttgtgttattttatattctttcccGAGtttagtttttcatattttcaaagttGAAGTATAGAAATATTTGGCATCTTTAAttgatacataaaatttaatccATACAGGTTGCATTCCCTAGCTTGGAAGGACTGTATTTGGACGGTCTACCCAAGATAAAGCATGAATGGATTGAATACACCAAAAcagttcaaatttcaaaatctggAAAAAATATACACCTATACGAACAACACTGATTAGAGTCTGAAAAGTTTCTTTCCAACCTCAATCATAAGTTATCTCGAGCAAATGAAAATACTTGAGATTGATGATAGTGGGGTGGAGGAAATTGTTGCAGTTGAAGGAGAAGTAGGAGAAGCAGTAGCAAGCTGCTTGGTGTTCACTCAAGTAACTAATTTTGTATGTTAACAAATTACAATGGCCgatgttttattattcttttagacaaaaaaaaaaaaaaaaaaaaggccaatgTTGACATCGAGTGAATTGAATGATGTGAGGAAGTtgtaaacccaaaaaaaaaaaaagaaaaaaaaaaaggtgtacCTGAGTTTTTCTATGTAGGTACTAGGTGTACCTGGATATCTGGGTTCTGGGCCAGAAACAAATCAGGTTCAGATGAACAATCCTAAAGAGACAGTGATGGAAATGTGACTGGACTGAAACTGAATGACATGAGGGCAAAGGaaagactatttggtaacacatcaGTAATAGTGTGTACTTACTATAAgcaagttatgttgcttctttGGAGTTGCAAAATATTTGTGAGTatatcatgttttatggagattggaCATTGCTCTGAGTCATTCTGACTCGAGAGGGATTAGAGATGCTTAATTTGAtgtgataaaatgagttaggGTATAACGAGACTTTTAGGGATGTCGCTATGTTGGTCTTCTCTCGGAAAGATTTGGTATAAtattcacatttttcttttataggtgTGCTCGATGGTCGCTCAACTTATTTGTCAGTATGAATAAGATTGAGAATACATTAAAAGATGCAAACCTGGAGTTTTACCCACTATGTGCGAGTGGAAGATTTAATCAAGGGGCACCCATTCTCCTTCTCTTGGAGGTCATGAGCATTGATGGTTGGTTCAATAGTTACACTTAGAGAAGCTATTATATAGGCCCTCCTATCTTTGGATTAGACACTTGTAATAGCACAAATAGAAAATTTCTCTCTCAAGTATAGTTCTCTCTAGTCTCGTACTTAGActatgaaatttgtgaatattacTCTAGTTTTACCACGTAGCATGCTCCACCATCAATACGAGAATATTTCAGATGAACAACAATGATGACAGAAAATCTATCGAACAATTGCACTAGATCTACGATTTGCCaacgaggtaatatcgcttTTGCTGTGTACTTTGATCTAGTCTTTCTAACAACATGTGTTTCTATTCAAATACATCCTAGTCTAACATAATTACTTAGttctaaaaaatctatttataagattttttttccccccttctAACAATGAATATCAGGCATACGTTTGGAAGAGAACATAGAAGGGATGGCCGGCAACCTAACAAGTAACAACATGGCTAGTAATACAAGAAGGCCCATATTGGTTGACCATgagatcatattatatatatagatatatacacacacatatgtatctatatgagcggtgctactcccaTCGTTGGGAGTTCCTGCTAGTGGTTTTGGgatgagttttttcttttttttttttttttaacacatttaaatatattttaaaaaataaaaaaattcatagtattaataaaaaatatttacttaatcattaagtaaaaaatagttaaaaataaaaataaaaaactcacagCGGTAAAAACTAGCAATAGAAACTAGCGGTAAGAGTAGTATTttccatatgtatatatagctaTTGTAGATGAACTTGAAAACAAGAACTTAACCGAATTGTATTGGAATGGGTTTGCTTGAGGGAACCTAAACCTCTTGGCACAAGTTTTGCACTGTGCTTAATTTCCAGTTAAGGATTTATAGTTATACATCCAACATAGATCACATGCCAAACTAGCAGATACTAAAACCTCAGCCTtgtgacatagtcaaaggtctcctaaggatataaataaattaaggtcattAGCTATGATCTACAGGACTCACACGATGAGGAAGCAGGGATTTATTCACTCACCTCTATTGTTGGTCGTAAAAGTACatgtaatataaaatacatgttacagTGGAGTTCTCTTTCCAAATAAAGAGCTTATATATAATCTCAATACACCATACAGATCTTAATCTAGTCGTTATCTCAGCTCCTAACTTGAGTCTCTGAATTTGCTCGCTATCCAAAGCGCCAAAGATAATCTTGCATTTAGTTAAATCACAGGCTACATAAATTGTGGGTAACCATATGTAgtctttttaaatatgatggATCTCATCACTCTAAGGTGACATATCGTTTGTCTTACAACTTATCCCTCTTTGGAAAAGTACCAAGTGacacattgtctcatctttACTCACTACCCCTTTGTAGCGCCAAAGGCGATCACTCGTATGAATGAGCCGATCTAAGCTTGTCGACATATCTTTTTTACTATAATTCCAAAATTCATTGTGAATGTGTGTGCTCACTAAATGCTATCAGTCGTCCTCTatgatcatagaacacatcACAATCATATGCACAACGAGCAATACCATGAGGGGAGAAATCACATGACcaactataaataattaaactacaACTCTCAAGTAGGAGTGTAACAGGTCCGGTCCGTTccagttttagacaaaattaaGGACTAAATCGGTATGCaccaattttgtatttttccaaACTGAATACGCTTCAGTTaacctcctaaaccggtacctctGGTTTTACTGGTTTCCGGCCTGGTTCAGTCCAATTTCTTGGTTGAAAGAATTTACAAATTTGTCATaacaaatttgtttataaaactactttaaaaaatctgttttattaaaattatgttacaatttacaaaaatatgctttataaaaaaaatctgctatgtaaaagaaattctactataaaaaaactgttacaaaacaaaatgttatacaaaaaatctgcaattaaaaaaaattatttatgatgttaattgcaAATTTGTTAttaagattatatattatattattatagtgTTACCGCTACATATagtgtgtgtgtttatatatatatattataatgatatagtgatactaatactatatgttatgttatacattatggaatatatattatatattatataataatacattgatactaaattattactaatactatataccatactaatagtaatattaatactatataataatatatggtcatagtgataattataatataaaaaatattatacataatattaaaaaaattaatttaaatatatattataatgaacCGGTCTGGTCTAAAAAAACATAGAATTGGAACCGAACTGATTCCGACTGGTTTTTGCATTTTAGAAACCGATTCTGAACTGGTTCAACCGGTTCGGGCCGGTccaatttttcaattaaaatttacATCCCTACTCTCAAGTAGTGCTTTGGGACCACTTTTCTCCGTGTACAATCGCATGTGTAGTAACTTTTCAAAAACATGCACCTACCAAGAgactacttttatatataaaagtccCTTGCACAACTATGAAGTTATCGATGACCCATCTTGAATCTCATTTAAGGCCAACTCGCAATATAAGCCTTAGATTATAGTCAGCAAGTCTCATTGCGAGTTTCAAGAATAGTCTCACTGTGACTTTTAAGATCTACAAAGTGACAACAAATTTTATTCAGCAAACTCAATTTGTGACTTCAGAGTTTCATATGAATCTCTTGTACTCAACAAAATCATGTGAGATAaccctcatttatttttctttaagggTAAAATGATTAATTCCTTTGCCCCTAAGGGCAATCACAACAATGTAGCCATTACTTTTAATGACTTTTCCAAATCACATCACAAACTTACTTTACCAAGTAAACCATATTTACCCTTTAACCAAATCTCAACATTTGACTCCCATGAGCAAACCATATCGGAAATACCAAATTGTATAGGCAAAAACTAGATTATTTTGTATATTCCATCTCATTAGTTGTCTATAGAATTTGAACAAGAGCTCCTAAAAACTACTTTTCATATACATAGTCACAAAACATGAAATGTGAGCTATTTTTCCCCATGCCCACTATCCCCTAGTATGGAAAACTACTCATTATGCGACAACTAATAATTCTAAACAACTAGATTGTCATTAGCATTAActctattacaaaaaaaaaaaaaaaacttttctacGACTGTCAACAGCATTCAAAgaacccatttaattaaataggtcattaagaaaaataattagatatattGGATATCTTTGAATAGATTGTTGGTTTAGGCTGCACGGAAAAAGTATCAGCAACTTTCATTTgctttttgtaccaaaatagtacAAGCAATAATCATGCTGTCAAAATACTTCATGCCTAAATGTCACAAAACCTAATCATCTAATTCTCCTATAAGAATCAGTTGTTTAGCTCAAATGTGCGATCAATCGCTATTTAAAAGCAACTTAATCAGTGCCAAGAGATGGATCTCTACTCTTATCAACTCtacttttcttttatcaattaaattaaCAACCCCAAGTTAGATTATATAAATGGAGtgaatctaaaattctatattaAGATTCTTGCCatgtgaattcaatacctttagTGGAgtcatattacaaatattctcttcCAGTTTCAAAACGACGAGGGAATAATAATATGTAGCTACACGCTATTTATGAGGATCTTATTTTTTAGTAAATTTTGGAAGTCACTATCACTCAAAGGTATACTCACACTAGTTGTTGAATTACTCCCACTATTTTTGGtgaccttttataaaaaaaatttcaaaatattaaggATATTAAGGTTATGTAATGGGGAATGAAATGTAATAAAACGTTTTTTTCCAAAAAGTAAGTGATACAAAAATCCACAATAGCCCATCCTCGCCGAAAATAtgagtaattttcttgacttAACAATAAATGATCAAGTTTAGATCCTCTATAGTTTTAATAGAATTCAGGTTTGTACAAAATAATCACTCAACTTTACTTAAAGGTGAATGAACTTGATTTAAGGACGACAAGTCATAATTAAGGCCACaaccccatattacatcaaccaAAATGTGATAAAACAACAATTCcgattgagaaaatattttatttaaaaaatatatttttcttaaaaaaaaaatttggaatcaCATTTATATGGCGAGACAGTTCATCATTATTGCATGTTCTTAGATTGTATGTATAGGAACGTTAACATAGAGAATGCTCACATTACCTTTTCTTATTTACACTACTAAATAAAGGACAGGGATCTCATTAGccttcaatttctcaagttcacacccatcatcctatGCCTTCACACcatattttagtatatcatCTCTTCACCCGAGAAGCAATATTATTGAGTGAATGAGTGaccatccaacttctaaacctctagaaattctcaataacaccACTGTCTTTAATgagttttaaatcaaattaggtctAGATTTCGCTAATATTGCATTAAAAgcgctaaaagaaaaaatactttgTGCAACAAATGCAGTATGTGTCGTTTTAGCTGCTAACTAGTGATACACCTATTTCTCACTTATTCAATAATTTTCGTATTCTTCAATCCATtatagaagagaagaaaaatttttgTGAGAAAAAATCTTAGCCTAACCTATCTTACATCAGTTCAACTACAAGCAAGATTTTTAGGCTTAATTAAGTCGTACCTGATTATTTAGACTTTTGCCACAGCTACCATGCAAACTTTCAAGGTGCTTGGTATTATTATATTACTCTCAATGAGTGCTCCTAAGTTCATATATTTACAAGAACCTATTTGTTCTTGCTAGTAAGAAAGAAAACTTGAGTAAGATTACTAGTGCTAATACAACAGAGTGGTACACTGATAAAACCTTTAAAATGAATGTGTCAATCAAGAATGTCCTCCACACTCTTGCACACTCAAATTTTAATGTCATTACTTGCCAGATATGCTAGCAAGTTTCAAAGAGTATGTGCTTGTTTGTAAGTTAATCTAAGttcattcaaaattataatgctCAACCTCAAATATAGGAAAAATTAATCTTCgcgttacaaaaaaaaaaaaagtgcaactTCCAttattacccacaagattcTGAAAGGCAAAATAGTTGTTTAGCTCTATCTGATAGTTGATCCGTTCAACTTCTATTAAAATTGTAATGCATACATCCCATGTGAACTtctaattttactctaaatCTTTCAGATATTTCTACAATAATGATGGTCTATGGCTATCCAACATTCATAATAATCTTCATTCATTTCTAACTATTTCTCATGGAAGAGATTAATGAGACAATTAAGTCACATACACAATCTCTAGGCTTTCTTTTCgattatctcaaagttactaacCTATACGCATTTAATAGCAAACACATCTAAGATATTTGCTACAAGAtcgaataaaaataattaacacaCGTCGCAAGATCAAAAATTCACTATGCCTCCTAATCATCTTTTGCAACTCAAtgcctaattattaatttctaacttaatttatgcacaaatttatATCGTATAAGATATTAATTCCAAATCTCTCAACCATATTCCCACTAGGATAAGCAGTCTATCGAGTTAGTCCCATGCAAGAACAATTTCCTCCCAGATTGAAGCAATTCATCTTGGGCCATTAATAAGCATGGACTAATTAAACTCGGCTACTTAATCCTTTATTTTATAGCATTCTAAAGAAATTTAaagactaatttttaaaattagccTAACAAATATAAGTGATAAATAAGCACacaattacatgttatcatattacatgtacaaaaaaatcatatttcatctagataattattattcacaaatataatactctaggcaatttataacataaaataaaatgcttaACAACTATGACAAAATGATCTCATAAGATCATTGCATACATCTATTCAATAATGATAATCAtgcaaataatatttcaaaaaaaataaaaatattgatgtgGCCCAATGacattctaaattaataaataaaatcagcaAACACACTAACAATAAGTTCTAGCCCAATGGTTGAGCTTCTAGCCCTTGTGTGTGAGGTCTTAGGTTGAAAATACCACAAAGACCTTCTTGTGggccatataaaaaaaattaaaaaaagaatggtcCAACCATAAAGCCTTTGGGTTGCCTTCTGTGGtcttttttttccaatataATATGGGCcgtatttgaaaaaaaaaattctcaaaatcgaTTCAacccaaataataaaaaatttgttcTCGGCCCaaagattattttaaaacaagccCATTTTGTTTTGCACCCTTAGCCCAAGTCCatcacaaaacaaacaaaaacacgCATTGTTCTTCTTCCCGAatgcatcagttactattcatgtaacgggaaaaaaaaattcatgcaaCCGCCGCTACCCCTTCAATGCCACTGTCGTAGCTCCTAGTGACAATAGAGGACCATGGTGACGCTGCCTCACTACACCATTCTGGTGTGTTCAACTCCATGGGCACATGGTATCCAGCCAGCGCTCTCAGCGTTGTGGGCTACGCAGCTCATGATTGCAGCGCAATGCACTAGACGATCCACCTAGTTGGTGCTACACTGATCCATGTCGACATTGCCTCTCCCTGGCAGTCAGCGATGCACCCTTGGCAATGTTACACAGGCATCTGCATGAGATGCGTCGTGCAGGCTGCGCCATGGGCAATGACCCAACTAGTGCGCACAATGCCATGGGCCGTGCAACACCCAGCTAGTGTGCCCAAGCTGCAGTGCTCATTGCACTCTCATTGGTGTGTGATGCACTATGTGGAGCAGTTGCAGTGCGTGCAGCTCCTTGCACAACAGTGCTAGTGTTACAACACTA from Juglans microcarpa x Juglans regia isolate MS1-56 chromosome 3S, Jm3101_v1.0, whole genome shotgun sequence encodes:
- the LOC121257051 gene encoding cytochrome P450 705A5-like; this translates as MIDVHFCSFIFPVFLIISALLIRSIFNKLSRPTTDISLPPSPPALPIIGHLHLLTPPLYKCFQILSAQYGPLLYLRFGASRCLLVSSASIAAEIFKTHDLAFASQPLFAFSDKLQYGTSGFINAPYGDYWRFMKRLCVKELLGTRQLERSRPVRREEIERLLRRVMEIARDKEAAIDMGAELMRLTNNTTCRMVMSTRCSEQDGEAERVIQLVKEAFELAAKMCFGDVLGPLKKLGFWVYGKQAMDVTRRYDEILERVLKEHEDRWKSEGVEREDKDLMDLLLEICQDDEEAEVKITRTHIKAFFLDLFIAGTETSAEAMQWVMAELINHPCVFKKVREEIESIVGKTKLVEELDTANLPYLQAVVKETLRLHPPGPVTLRECRQRCKINGFDIPEKTAVAINLYAIMRDEDSWDDPNEFCPERFFVSFKEKDKDQYQSEETGQTFFNFVPFRAGRRGCPGTTLAFSLMNTAIAALVQCFDWKVFGDGDKVDLQSGPGMSLGMARPLI